A genomic region of Vibrio ziniensis contains the following coding sequences:
- a CDS encoding response regulator transcription factor, whose product MRILVIEDDSVLSEAITYRVKRLGHAVDLATTGSSAETMLQQQPYDLILLDLNLPDANGATILNHLRQQKVNTPVLVVTARDQVDDRIQLLDLGADDYITKPFDFGELEARIRALLRRSQGQAQDVLEFGNVCFDHKKCVIRIDDQEFELKQREFRLLEIFMGHPTQVLSKEVLMDHLYSFDENPSPNVIEIYVARLRKLLSHSNIQIRTIRGLGYLLEKQVLEKQLLERQDG is encoded by the coding sequence ATGCGCATATTAGTCATTGAGGACGACTCTGTACTAAGTGAAGCGATTACCTACCGAGTAAAGCGCCTTGGGCATGCTGTCGACCTTGCAACGACGGGTTCAAGTGCAGAAACGATGTTGCAACAACAACCTTACGACCTGATTCTGTTAGATTTAAACCTGCCTGATGCCAATGGCGCGACTATTCTCAACCACCTGCGCCAGCAGAAAGTTAACACCCCTGTTTTGGTGGTAACTGCTCGTGATCAAGTCGACGACCGCATTCAACTGCTTGATCTCGGCGCCGATGATTACATTACTAAGCCTTTTGATTTTGGTGAGTTAGAAGCACGCATCCGAGCCTTGTTACGACGCAGCCAAGGACAAGCTCAAGATGTGCTTGAATTTGGAAATGTCTGCTTTGACCACAAAAAGTGCGTCATTCGCATTGATGACCAAGAGTTTGAGCTAAAACAACGTGAGTTTAGATTGCTGGAAATCTTTATGGGTCATCCAACTCAGGTGCTGAGTAAAGAAGTGTTAATGGATCACCTCTATAGCTTTGATGAAAACCCTAGCCCTAACGTCATAGAAATCTACGTCGCGCGTTTACGTAAACTGTTAAGCCATAGCAATATCCAGATTCGAACCATTCGAGGTTTAGGCTACTTGTTGGAAAAACAGGTGCTAGAAAAGCAACTGCTGGAAAGACAGGATGGCTAA
- a CDS encoding sensor histidine kinase — MAKRNTSIRRQLFVMTFLVLTLINGIAIWTATLYAKKAANVSYDRLIHGAALQIIENINLLNSQIVVDLPVSAFKTLALAPNDRAFYAVTTLDGLFLTGYKDLPQPSELPSPIAVQNSALLTPKYYNAEYKGNEVRFITLSKQLIEADNSENVLVTLGQTTLARSQLANEMGSFVIQFLIVFFCVTFSLLMFGIWRVLRPLKSLKKAIDSRHSTELTPLNTDVPVEIRPLLETINFFMSQLNTTLERLKRFTSEAAHQLRTPLAGLNLQAQNALVEKDEQIRQKQLLDIIQSSSLLSETVHHLLNEASVTHRLRSEAFTMISLDTITKDVCRSLVIWALESKVEIEYLGEIEAHILGDEVALTQMLRNVIENAVKYSPQNSLVKVSLYKDEGRICLSVADQGIGISDEDKQHVFERFYRSKHNQTTGTGIGLSIAKEVANHHHALFLLEDNQPTGLIIKVLFPQVEEQS; from the coding sequence ATGGCTAAACGCAACACCTCTATTCGCCGCCAACTTTTTGTAATGACGTTTCTTGTTCTAACGCTTATCAATGGAATCGCGATATGGACTGCAACCCTTTATGCAAAAAAGGCAGCGAACGTTTCTTATGATCGTTTGATCCACGGTGCCGCATTACAAATCATCGAGAACATAAACTTACTAAATAGCCAGATAGTGGTTGATTTGCCCGTTTCTGCTTTTAAAACATTGGCCTTAGCGCCAAACGATCGTGCCTTCTATGCGGTTACAACCTTAGATGGTCTATTTCTCACTGGTTATAAAGATCTTCCTCAACCCTCTGAATTACCTTCTCCGATTGCCGTACAAAACAGTGCGCTACTTACACCCAAATATTACAACGCAGAATACAAAGGTAATGAGGTTCGCTTCATCACGCTGTCCAAACAGCTAATTGAGGCGGACAACAGTGAAAACGTTCTGGTCACACTTGGACAGACGACTCTTGCCCGAAGTCAGCTCGCGAATGAAATGGGTAGCTTCGTTATACAGTTTCTGATCGTGTTTTTTTGTGTCACCTTCTCATTGTTGATGTTCGGAATTTGGCGCGTTTTACGTCCGCTAAAATCGTTAAAGAAAGCCATCGATTCACGCCACTCAACGGAACTGACTCCATTGAATACGGATGTTCCGGTTGAAATTCGCCCATTATTGGAAACCATCAACTTCTTTATGTCTCAGCTCAATACCACCTTAGAGCGCCTTAAACGTTTCACATCAGAAGCTGCACATCAGTTGCGCACACCATTAGCAGGGTTAAACCTACAAGCACAAAACGCCTTAGTGGAAAAAGACGAACAAATTAGACAAAAGCAACTGTTAGACATCATTCAAAGTAGCTCATTGCTTTCAGAAACCGTTCATCACTTACTGAATGAAGCATCCGTTACACACAGACTAAGAAGCGAAGCCTTCACTATGATTTCATTAGACACCATCACCAAAGACGTGTGTCGAAGCCTAGTCATTTGGGCATTGGAATCCAAAGTTGAAATTGAGTATCTGGGCGAGATTGAAGCACACATTTTGGGTGATGAAGTGGCACTGACACAAATGCTGCGCAACGTAATAGAAAATGCGGTTAAATACAGCCCACAAAACAGCTTAGTGAAAGTCAGCTTATACAAAGATGAAGGTCGAATTTGTTTAAGTGTGGCAGACCAAGGTATCGGCATTTCCGATGAAGACAAACAGCACGTATTTGAGCGTTTTTATCGAAGTAAGCACAATCAAACAACAGGTACGGGAATCGGTTTGAGTATTGCCAAAGAAGTGGCGAACCACCACCATGCCCTATTCCTGCTTGAAGACAATCAGCCAACAGGCTTGATTATTAAAGTGCTTTTCCCCCAAGTGGAGGAACAAAGCTAA